CAATGATATTGGCGAGAGTGGTCTTTCCTAGCCCGGGAGGACCGGAAATCAGAACATGGTCAAGTGGAGACCTTCGTTTTTTAGCGGCTTCTATATAGACGGAGAGGTTCTCCAGAACCTCTCTCTGTCCAATAAATTCGGAAAGTTTAGTAGGACGAAGCTGTGGTTCGTCTATGCTTTCCGTATTGATCTCTTCTCGTAAACCCACTCAATTTGGTTTCTGCTCCGGAGTGACCTGCGTCAAGATTTCATTTTTATTTCGAATGATTTTTATCTCGAGTCGTTTCCCGATTTTTGATCCTCGAACAAAATTAATCAGTTCTTCCGGAGCTGAAATTTCCTTTCCGCCGATCTCAATAATCACATCACCCAACTTGAGTCCCGCTTTGTCGGCAGGAGAACCTTTGATGATTTGTCTGACAATCGCACCTTTTTCCGAAGGAAGTTTCAACTGAGCAATGTCTTCTTCCGTAATGATATCAAGTCCTACCCCAAGCCAAGGTCTGACTACCTTGCCGTTGACTTTAAGTTCTTCCGCTACTTTTCTAGCCTCATTGATTGGAATGGTAAATCCGATTCCGACGGAACCTCCCGATTGAGAAGCGATCATCCGATTGATTCCGATTACTTCACCACGGATATTCAAAAGCGGGCCTCCGCTATTTCCCTGATTGATCGCAGCATCCGTTTGGATATAAGAAAGTCCGGAGCTATCAATCCCACCCCTTTGCACTGCTGAAACAACTCCCACTGTAAACGATTGTTCAAATCCGAGCGGAGCACCGATGGCAATCGCCCAATTTCCCACCTTTACCTTGTTAGAGTCTGCAAGAGGGATCGGTGTCAAAGTTCCTTTGGGTGCGTCAATCTTAAGTAAGGCAATGTCCATGGTTTCATCGGACCCGATGAGTTTGGCCTCGTAAGCTTTATGTGTTTTGAATTTTACAGTTAATTTGTCCATGTCCTTGATCACATGATGGTTGGTCATAATGTAACCGTCATCATTCAGAACAATACCTGATCCCAAACCGGTTTGTTTTTGTTGCATTACTTTGCCGGCGCCTTGTCCTGGTCTTCCTTGGCGTCCGAAAAAATGA
The nucleotide sequence above comes from Leptospira kobayashii. Encoded proteins:
- a CDS encoding trypsin-like peptidase domain-containing protein yields the protein MNKQNPFKFIAVAATSLLIGTFLSPIITCGDSHSENPLQLKADGSDKLSPAQTQAVALEDAFQEVFDKASPSVVSIATERTVNVQQHPFAGDPFFDHFFGRQGRPGQGAGKVMQQKQTGLGSGIVLNDDGYIMTNHHVIKDMDKLTVKFKTHKAYEAKLIGSDETMDIALLKIDAPKGTLTPIPLADSNKVKVGNWAIAIGAPLGFEQSFTVGVVSAVQRGGIDSSGLSYIQTDAAINQGNSGGPLLNIRGEVIGINRMIASQSGGSVGIGFTIPINEARKVAEELKVNGKVVRPWLGVGLDIITEEDIAQLKLPSEKGAIVRQIIKGSPADKAGLKLGDVIIEIGGKEISAPEELINFVRGSKIGKRLEIKIIRNKNEILTQVTPEQKPN